Sequence from the Thiovulum sp. ES genome:
CGTAAAGTTTCTGTTTGAGAGTCGATTCAATTGCATAAAGAGTTCCAGTTGTAGAAGTTGAACAAGTTGAACAAGCTCCAAGGTATCGAATATAAACATCAACATACGGTTCATTATCCCGAATATCGATAACTTCCATATTTCCACCATCAGCAATAAGGAATTGTCGCACAGACTCATCAATCACAGCATCAATTGCTTTAATTCGTTGAACCATTGTCATTTTTGAGAAATCACCAGTTGCAGAAGCATTTACAGCCTCTTTTA
This genomic interval carries:
- a CDS encoding thioredoxin-like protein (PFAM: NifU-like domain) — protein: KEAVNASATGDFSKMTMVQRIKAIDAVIDESVRQFLIADGGNMEVIDIRDNEPYVDVYIRYLGACSTCSTSTTGTLYAIESTLKQKLYENIRVLPI